In Oncorhynchus clarkii lewisi isolate Uvic-CL-2024 chromosome 16, UVic_Ocla_1.0, whole genome shotgun sequence, one genomic interval encodes:
- the LOC139367954 gene encoding protein transport protein Sec24C-like isoform X4: MNVNQQPPMASPYGQPQPGYGQPSYAPLGGGYPGPYGPYSGPATAYQPGAPQGSARGPPPVSTNQAYSQYAQGDIQNGPPPMDHSMAQPAHRPPVCQPYSHGAMNLSGPHPSYPQQYGVQPSMQQMTNQMSGMQVGSGPLTSAGPGYAPPPSSEPPISAAYSAAAPPSYTQAPHPVSGAPSQPPPPSEPAAPQPYYDGPPPSQQQPFPSSAPPPSQPFPSSSPYSGPPPSSQPRAPAVSRQQSFPPGPPPPAQQTFPNSAPPPVSQALYSGPPPSSQPGPFPPTFASPVQYPAAQPPSQPGPPHFHSGPPPQCPMPPPSMSQQQANPLPPGPMQQPPQPGMQGGYPTQQNGAFGQPRGPQPGYAGPQYPGQQNYGAGPAPTPAPTQKRLDPDSIPSPIQVIEDDRANKSSEPFTTGVKGQTPPLVTTNFQVKDQGNASPRFVRCTAYNIPCTADMAKQSQVPLAAVIKPLAMLPPDETRPYVVDHGEAGPIRCNRCKAYMCPYMQFIEGGRRFQCGFCSCVTDVPPHYFQHLDHTGKRVDCCDRPELSLGSYEFVATVDYCKNNKLPQPPSFIFFIDVSYNAVKSGMVNIVCQELKTLLDYLPRENPEADSVVRVGFVTYNKVLHFYNVKSSLAQPQMMVVSDVSDMFLPLLDGFLVNVNDSRMVIESLLDQIPEMFADTRETETVFGPVIQAGLEALKAADCAGKLFLFHSSLPIAEAPGKLKNREDKKLVGTDKEKSLFQPQSGFYSNLSKECVAQGCCVDLFLFPNQYVDVATLGVVPVSTGGSVYKYTYFQAEMDRERFLNDLRRDVQKPMGFDAVMRVRTSTGIRATDFFGSFFMSNTTDVELAGLDCDKTVTVEFRHDDKLSEDTGALMQCAVLYTSCSGQRRLRVHNMAVNCCSQLADLYRNCETDTIINFFSKYAYRSLLNTPTKTVRDTLVNQCAQILACYRKNCASPSSAGQLILPECMKLLPVYLNCVLKSDVLQPGADVSVDDRAYLRQLLSCMDVSESHVFFYPRLLPLVKLDGGSLPMAVRNSEERLSKGGVYLLETGLYLFLWVGANAQQELLSNIFGTPTFSQIDPNMTSLPELDNPFSQRLREILDSFRSQRSRYMKLMVVKQEDKAELIFKHFLCEDKSASGGASYVDFLCHMHKEIRQLLS; encoded by the exons ATGAATGTGAACCAGCAGCCTCCCATGGCATCTCCGTACGGCCAGCCCCAGCCTGGCTACGGCCAGCCTAGCTACGCTCCCTTGGGTGGCGGTTACCCCGGCCCCTATGGACCCTACAGCGGCCCCGCTACAGCCTACCAGCCTGGGGCTCCACAAG GATCTGCCAGGGGCCCCCCTCCAgtctccaccaaccaggcctacTCTCAGTATGCCCAGGGAGACATTCAGAATGGGCCCCCACCTATGGATCACTCTATGGCTCAGCCAGCTCACAG gCCGCCAGTGTGTCAGCCATATAGCCACGGTGCTATGAACTTGTCGGGGCCACACCCTTCTTACCCCCAGCAGTACGGGGTGCAGCCCTCCATGCAACAGATGACCAATCAGATGTCAGGGATGCAGGTCGGGTCAGGTCCCCTCACCTCTGCTGGGCCGGGATATG CTCCACCTCCCAGCTCCGAGCCTCCAATCAGTGCTGCCTACTCCGCTGCAGCCCCTCCCTCCTATACACAAGCTCCTCACCCAGTGTCTGGTGCCCCCTCCCAGCCTCCCCCTCCCAGTGAGCCTGCAGCCCCCCAACCTTACTATGATGGCCCTCCTCCCTCTCAACAACAACCCTTCCCCTCCTccgccccccctccctcccaacccttcccctcctcctctccatactCGGGCCCTCCCCCTTCCAGCCAACCTCGGGCCCCTGCAGTCTCTCGACAACAGTCCTTCCCACctggcccccccccccctgcgCAGCAAACCTTTCCCAACTctgctcctcctccagtctcccagGCCTTGTACTCtggcccccctccctcctcccaaccTGGCCCTTTCCCACCTACCTTTGCATCCCCTGTACAGTACCCTGCCGCCCAGCCCCCGTCCCAACCCGGGCCCCCTCACTTCCACTCTGGCCCCCCTCCCCAATGCCCCATGCCACCCCCCTCCATGTCCCAGCAGCAGGCCAACCCCCTTCCCCCTGGCCCCATGCAGCAGCCTCCTCAGCCAGGCATGCAGGGAGGATACCCAACCCAGCAGAATG GTGCGTTTGGGCAGCCCAGAGGCCCCCAGCCCGGCTATGCAGGCCCGCAGTATCCTGGGCAACAGAACTACGGCGCAGGCCCTGCCCCCACCCCTGCCCCTACACAGAAGAGACTGGACCCTGACTCCATCCCCAGCCCA ATCCAGGTGATTGAGGATGACCGGGCCAACAAGAGCAGTGAGCCGTTCACCACGGGGGTCAAAGGTCAGACTCCGCCCCTTGTCACCACCAACTTCCAGGTGAAAGACCAGGGCAACGCCAGCCCGCGGTTCGTCCGCTGTACAGCCTACAACATACCCTGCACGGCCGACATGGCCAAACAGTCCCAGGTCCCCCTGGCAGCCGTAATCAAACCTCTAGCCATGTTGCCCCCCGacgag ACCCGTCCGTACGTGGTGGACCATGGGGAGGCCGGTCCAATCCGCTGTAACCGATGCAAGGCCTACATGTGTCCCTACATGCAGTTCATCGAGGGCGGACGCCGCTTCCAGTGTGGCTTCTGCAGCTGCGTcacagacg tgcCTCCCCATTACTTCCAGCATCTGGACCACACAGGGAAGAGGGTGGACTGCTGCGACCGGCCAGAGCTCTCTCTGGGCAGCTACGAGTTTGTGGCCACCGTCGACTACTGTAAG AACAATAAGCTCCCCCAGCCCCCGTCGTTCATCTTCTTCATCGATGTGTCTTACAACGCCGTGAAGAGTGGCATGGTTAACATAGTCTGTCAGGAGCTCAAGACTCTACTGGACTACctgcccag GGAGAATCCAGAGGCAGACTCGGTGGTGCGTGTGGGTTTTGTAACCTACAACAAGGTGTTGCACTTCTACAACGTCAAGTCCAGCCTGGCCCAGCCCCAGATGATGGTGGTCAGTGACGTCAGTGAcatgttcctccctctgctcgACGGCTTCCTGGTCAACGTCAACGACAGCCGGATGGTCATCGAgag tttgctAGACCAGATTCCGGAGATGTTTGCAGACACCAGGGAGACTGAGACGGTGTTTGGACCAGTCATCCAGGCAGGACTGGAGGCACTGAAGGCTGCAGACTGTGCCGGGAAGCTGTTTTTGTTCCACTCCAGTCTGCCCATCGCTGAGGCTCCTGGGAAACTGAAGAACAGAGAGGACAAGAAACTGGTGGGAACAGACAAGgagaag TCTCTGTTCCAGCCCCAGTCTGGTTTCTATAGTAACCTGTCTAAGGAGTGTGTAGCACAGGGCTGCTGTGTGGACCTCTTCCTGTTCCCCAACCAGTACGTCGACGTGGCAACGCTTGGCGTGGTGCCCGTCTCCACTGGCGGCTCAGTCTACAAATACACCTACTTCCAG GCTGAGATGGACCGCGAGCGGTTCCTGAATGATCTGCGACGAGACGTCCAGAAGCCGATGGGCTTTGACGCTGTCATGAGGGTCCGAACGAGCACAG gtATCAGAGCGACAGATTTCTTTGGCTCGTTCTTCATGAGCAACACGACAGACGTGGAGCTGGCAGGACTGGACTGTGACAAGACTGTCACCGTGGAATTCCGCCATGACGACAAGCTCAGCGAGGACACCGGGGCACTCATGCAGTGCGCGGTGTTGTACACCAGCTGTAGTGGTCAGCGGCGTCTGAGGGTCCACAACATGGCGGTCAACTGCTGCTCCCAGCTCGCCGACCTCTACCGGAACTGTGAGACGGACACAATCATCAACTTCTTCTCCAAGTATG cgTACCGCAGCCTATTGAACACACCGACCAAGACGGTGAGAGACACCTTGGTGAACCAGTGTGCCCAGATTCTGGCCTGCTACCGCAAGAACTGTGCCAGCCCCTCGTCTGCCGGACAG ctGATCCTACCAGAGTGTATGAAGCTGCTGCCGGTCTATTTGAACTGTGTGTTGAAGAGTGACGTGCTGCAACCGGGAGCTGACGTCTCAGTAGACGACAGAGCCTACCTGAGACAGCTACTCAGCTGTATGGACGTATCAGAGAGCCACGTCTTCTTCTATCCCCGCCTACTTCCCCTG GTGAAGTTGGATGGAGGGTCGTTGCCAATGGCAGTGCGTAACTCGGAGGAGCGCCTGTCAAAGGGTGGAGTCTACCTCCTGGAGACGGGGCTCTACCTCTTCCTGTGGGTGGGAGCCAATGCCCAGCAGGAGCTGCTCAGCAACATCTTCGGCACGCCCACCTTCAGCCAGATAGACCCCAacatg ACGAGTCTGCCTGAGCTGGACAACCCGTTCtcccagagactcagagagatCCTCGACTCCTTCAGATCACAACGATCACGATACATGAAG TTGATGGTGGTGAAGCAGGAGGACAAGGCGGAGCTCATCTTTAAACACTTCCTATGCGAGGACAAAAGCGCCAGCGGAGGAGCTTCCTACGTCGACTTCCTGTGTCACATGCACAAGGAAATCCGCCAGCTGCTCAGCTAG
- the LOC139367954 gene encoding protein transport protein Sec24C-like isoform X3, whose product MNVNQQPPMASPYGQPQPGYGQPSYAPLGGGYPGPYGPYSGPATAYQPGAPQGSARGPPPVSTNQAYSQYAQGDIQNGPPPMDHSMAQPAHRPPVCQPYSHGAMNLSGPHPSYPQQYGVQPSMQQMTNQMSGMQVGSGPLTSAGPGYAPPPSSEPPISAAYSAAAPPSYTQAPHPVSGAPSQPPPPSEPAAPQPYYDGPPPSQQQPFPSSAPPPSQPFPSSSPYSGPPPSSQPRAPAVSRQQSFPPGPPPPAQQTFPNSAPPPVSQALYSGPPPSSQPGPFPPTFASPVQYPAAQPPSQPGPPHFHSGPPPQCPMPPPSMSQQQANPLPPGPMQQPPQPGMQGGYPTQQNGAFGQPRGPQPGYAGPQYPGQQNYGAGPAPTPAPTQKRLDPDSIPSPIQVIEDDRANKSSEPFTTGVKGQTPPLVTTNFQVKDQGNASPRFVRCTAYNIPCTADMAKQSQVPLAAVIKPLAMLPPDETRPYVVDHGEAGPIRCNRCKAYMCPYMQFIEGGRRFQCGFCSCVTDVPPHYFQHLDHTGKRVDCCDRPELSLGSYEFVATVDYCKNNKLPQPPSFIFFIDVSYNAVKSGMVNIVCQELKTLLDYLPRENPEADSVVRVGFVTYNKVLHFYNVKSSLAQPQMMVVSDVSDMFLPLLDGFLVNVNDSRMVIESLLDQIPEMFADTRETETVFGPVIQAGLEALKAADCAGKLFLFHSSLPIAEAPGKLKNREDKKLVGTDKEKSLFQPQSGFYSNLSKECVAQGCCVDLFLFPNQYVDVATLGVVPVSTGGSVYKYTYFQAEMDRERFLNDLRRDVQKPMGFDAVMRVRTSTGIRATDFFGSFFMSNTTDVELAGLDCDKTVTVEFRHDDKLSEDTGALMQCAVLYTSCSGQRRLRVHNMAVNCCSQLADLYRNCETDTIINFFSKYAYRSLLNTPTKTVRDTLVNQCAQILACYRKNCASPSSAGQVSHSHSPPLGQLILPECMKLLPVYLNCVLKSDVLQPGADVSVDDRAYLRQLLSCMDVSESHVFFYPRLLPLVKLDGGSLPMAVRNSEERLSKGGVYLLETGLYLFLWVGANAQQELLSNIFGTPTFSQIDPNMTSLPELDNPFSQRLREILDSFRSQRSRYMKLMVVKQEDKAELIFKHFLCEDKSASGGASYVDFLCHMHKEIRQLLS is encoded by the exons ATGAATGTGAACCAGCAGCCTCCCATGGCATCTCCGTACGGCCAGCCCCAGCCTGGCTACGGCCAGCCTAGCTACGCTCCCTTGGGTGGCGGTTACCCCGGCCCCTATGGACCCTACAGCGGCCCCGCTACAGCCTACCAGCCTGGGGCTCCACAAG GATCTGCCAGGGGCCCCCCTCCAgtctccaccaaccaggcctacTCTCAGTATGCCCAGGGAGACATTCAGAATGGGCCCCCACCTATGGATCACTCTATGGCTCAGCCAGCTCACAG gCCGCCAGTGTGTCAGCCATATAGCCACGGTGCTATGAACTTGTCGGGGCCACACCCTTCTTACCCCCAGCAGTACGGGGTGCAGCCCTCCATGCAACAGATGACCAATCAGATGTCAGGGATGCAGGTCGGGTCAGGTCCCCTCACCTCTGCTGGGCCGGGATATG CTCCACCTCCCAGCTCCGAGCCTCCAATCAGTGCTGCCTACTCCGCTGCAGCCCCTCCCTCCTATACACAAGCTCCTCACCCAGTGTCTGGTGCCCCCTCCCAGCCTCCCCCTCCCAGTGAGCCTGCAGCCCCCCAACCTTACTATGATGGCCCTCCTCCCTCTCAACAACAACCCTTCCCCTCCTccgccccccctccctcccaacccttcccctcctcctctccatactCGGGCCCTCCCCCTTCCAGCCAACCTCGGGCCCCTGCAGTCTCTCGACAACAGTCCTTCCCACctggcccccccccccctgcgCAGCAAACCTTTCCCAACTctgctcctcctccagtctcccagGCCTTGTACTCtggcccccctccctcctcccaaccTGGCCCTTTCCCACCTACCTTTGCATCCCCTGTACAGTACCCTGCCGCCCAGCCCCCGTCCCAACCCGGGCCCCCTCACTTCCACTCTGGCCCCCCTCCCCAATGCCCCATGCCACCCCCCTCCATGTCCCAGCAGCAGGCCAACCCCCTTCCCCCTGGCCCCATGCAGCAGCCTCCTCAGCCAGGCATGCAGGGAGGATACCCAACCCAGCAGAATG GTGCGTTTGGGCAGCCCAGAGGCCCCCAGCCCGGCTATGCAGGCCCGCAGTATCCTGGGCAACAGAACTACGGCGCAGGCCCTGCCCCCACCCCTGCCCCTACACAGAAGAGACTGGACCCTGACTCCATCCCCAGCCCA ATCCAGGTGATTGAGGATGACCGGGCCAACAAGAGCAGTGAGCCGTTCACCACGGGGGTCAAAGGTCAGACTCCGCCCCTTGTCACCACCAACTTCCAGGTGAAAGACCAGGGCAACGCCAGCCCGCGGTTCGTCCGCTGTACAGCCTACAACATACCCTGCACGGCCGACATGGCCAAACAGTCCCAGGTCCCCCTGGCAGCCGTAATCAAACCTCTAGCCATGTTGCCCCCCGacgag ACCCGTCCGTACGTGGTGGACCATGGGGAGGCCGGTCCAATCCGCTGTAACCGATGCAAGGCCTACATGTGTCCCTACATGCAGTTCATCGAGGGCGGACGCCGCTTCCAGTGTGGCTTCTGCAGCTGCGTcacagacg tgcCTCCCCATTACTTCCAGCATCTGGACCACACAGGGAAGAGGGTGGACTGCTGCGACCGGCCAGAGCTCTCTCTGGGCAGCTACGAGTTTGTGGCCACCGTCGACTACTGTAAG AACAATAAGCTCCCCCAGCCCCCGTCGTTCATCTTCTTCATCGATGTGTCTTACAACGCCGTGAAGAGTGGCATGGTTAACATAGTCTGTCAGGAGCTCAAGACTCTACTGGACTACctgcccag GGAGAATCCAGAGGCAGACTCGGTGGTGCGTGTGGGTTTTGTAACCTACAACAAGGTGTTGCACTTCTACAACGTCAAGTCCAGCCTGGCCCAGCCCCAGATGATGGTGGTCAGTGACGTCAGTGAcatgttcctccctctgctcgACGGCTTCCTGGTCAACGTCAACGACAGCCGGATGGTCATCGAgag tttgctAGACCAGATTCCGGAGATGTTTGCAGACACCAGGGAGACTGAGACGGTGTTTGGACCAGTCATCCAGGCAGGACTGGAGGCACTGAAGGCTGCAGACTGTGCCGGGAAGCTGTTTTTGTTCCACTCCAGTCTGCCCATCGCTGAGGCTCCTGGGAAACTGAAGAACAGAGAGGACAAGAAACTGGTGGGAACAGACAAGgagaag TCTCTGTTCCAGCCCCAGTCTGGTTTCTATAGTAACCTGTCTAAGGAGTGTGTAGCACAGGGCTGCTGTGTGGACCTCTTCCTGTTCCCCAACCAGTACGTCGACGTGGCAACGCTTGGCGTGGTGCCCGTCTCCACTGGCGGCTCAGTCTACAAATACACCTACTTCCAG GCTGAGATGGACCGCGAGCGGTTCCTGAATGATCTGCGACGAGACGTCCAGAAGCCGATGGGCTTTGACGCTGTCATGAGGGTCCGAACGAGCACAG gtATCAGAGCGACAGATTTCTTTGGCTCGTTCTTCATGAGCAACACGACAGACGTGGAGCTGGCAGGACTGGACTGTGACAAGACTGTCACCGTGGAATTCCGCCATGACGACAAGCTCAGCGAGGACACCGGGGCACTCATGCAGTGCGCGGTGTTGTACACCAGCTGTAGTGGTCAGCGGCGTCTGAGGGTCCACAACATGGCGGTCAACTGCTGCTCCCAGCTCGCCGACCTCTACCGGAACTGTGAGACGGACACAATCATCAACTTCTTCTCCAAGTATG cgTACCGCAGCCTATTGAACACACCGACCAAGACGGTGAGAGACACCTTGGTGAACCAGTGTGCCCAGATTCTGGCCTGCTACCGCAAGAACTGTGCCAGCCCCTCGTCTGCCGGACAGGTCAGTCACTCACACAGCCCCCCTCTTGGACAG ctGATCCTACCAGAGTGTATGAAGCTGCTGCCGGTCTATTTGAACTGTGTGTTGAAGAGTGACGTGCTGCAACCGGGAGCTGACGTCTCAGTAGACGACAGAGCCTACCTGAGACAGCTACTCAGCTGTATGGACGTATCAGAGAGCCACGTCTTCTTCTATCCCCGCCTACTTCCCCTG GTGAAGTTGGATGGAGGGTCGTTGCCAATGGCAGTGCGTAACTCGGAGGAGCGCCTGTCAAAGGGTGGAGTCTACCTCCTGGAGACGGGGCTCTACCTCTTCCTGTGGGTGGGAGCCAATGCCCAGCAGGAGCTGCTCAGCAACATCTTCGGCACGCCCACCTTCAGCCAGATAGACCCCAacatg ACGAGTCTGCCTGAGCTGGACAACCCGTTCtcccagagactcagagagatCCTCGACTCCTTCAGATCACAACGATCACGATACATGAAG TTGATGGTGGTGAAGCAGGAGGACAAGGCGGAGCTCATCTTTAAACACTTCCTATGCGAGGACAAAAGCGCCAGCGGAGGAGCTTCCTACGTCGACTTCCTGTGTCACATGCACAAGGAAATCCGCCAGCTGCTCAGCTAG
- the LOC139367954 gene encoding protein transport protein Sec24C-like isoform X1 → MNVNQQPPMASPYGQPQPGYGQPSYAPLGGGYPGPYGPYSGPATAYQPGAPQGYSTYASFPSKAVPANPVSDLPSPLDLGSARGPPPVSTNQAYSQYAQGDIQNGPPPMDHSMAQPAHRPPVCQPYSHGAMNLSGPHPSYPQQYGVQPSMQQMTNQMSGMQVGSGPLTSAGPGYAPPPSSEPPISAAYSAAAPPSYTQAPHPVSGAPSQPPPPSEPAAPQPYYDGPPPSQQQPFPSSAPPPSQPFPSSSPYSGPPPSSQPRAPAVSRQQSFPPGPPPPAQQTFPNSAPPPVSQALYSGPPPSSQPGPFPPTFASPVQYPAAQPPSQPGPPHFHSGPPPQCPMPPPSMSQQQANPLPPGPMQQPPQPGMQGGYPTQQNGAFGQPRGPQPGYAGPQYPGQQNYGAGPAPTPAPTQKRLDPDSIPSPIQVIEDDRANKSSEPFTTGVKGQTPPLVTTNFQVKDQGNASPRFVRCTAYNIPCTADMAKQSQVPLAAVIKPLAMLPPDETRPYVVDHGEAGPIRCNRCKAYMCPYMQFIEGGRRFQCGFCSCVTDVPPHYFQHLDHTGKRVDCCDRPELSLGSYEFVATVDYCKNNKLPQPPSFIFFIDVSYNAVKSGMVNIVCQELKTLLDYLPRENPEADSVVRVGFVTYNKVLHFYNVKSSLAQPQMMVVSDVSDMFLPLLDGFLVNVNDSRMVIESLLDQIPEMFADTRETETVFGPVIQAGLEALKAADCAGKLFLFHSSLPIAEAPGKLKNREDKKLVGTDKEKSLFQPQSGFYSNLSKECVAQGCCVDLFLFPNQYVDVATLGVVPVSTGGSVYKYTYFQAEMDRERFLNDLRRDVQKPMGFDAVMRVRTSTGIRATDFFGSFFMSNTTDVELAGLDCDKTVTVEFRHDDKLSEDTGALMQCAVLYTSCSGQRRLRVHNMAVNCCSQLADLYRNCETDTIINFFSKYAYRSLLNTPTKTVRDTLVNQCAQILACYRKNCASPSSAGQVSHSHSPPLGQLILPECMKLLPVYLNCVLKSDVLQPGADVSVDDRAYLRQLLSCMDVSESHVFFYPRLLPLVKLDGGSLPMAVRNSEERLSKGGVYLLETGLYLFLWVGANAQQELLSNIFGTPTFSQIDPNMTSLPELDNPFSQRLREILDSFRSQRSRYMKLMVVKQEDKAELIFKHFLCEDKSASGGASYVDFLCHMHKEIRQLLS, encoded by the exons ATGAATGTGAACCAGCAGCCTCCCATGGCATCTCCGTACGGCCAGCCCCAGCCTGGCTACGGCCAGCCTAGCTACGCTCCCTTGGGTGGCGGTTACCCCGGCCCCTATGGACCCTACAGCGGCCCCGCTACAGCCTACCAGCCTGGGGCTCCACAAG GTTATTCTACCTATGCCAGCTTTCCCTCTAAGGCTGTGCCAGCTAACCCAGTCTCTGACCTGCCCTCTCCTCTTGACTTGG GATCTGCCAGGGGCCCCCCTCCAgtctccaccaaccaggcctacTCTCAGTATGCCCAGGGAGACATTCAGAATGGGCCCCCACCTATGGATCACTCTATGGCTCAGCCAGCTCACAG gCCGCCAGTGTGTCAGCCATATAGCCACGGTGCTATGAACTTGTCGGGGCCACACCCTTCTTACCCCCAGCAGTACGGGGTGCAGCCCTCCATGCAACAGATGACCAATCAGATGTCAGGGATGCAGGTCGGGTCAGGTCCCCTCACCTCTGCTGGGCCGGGATATG CTCCACCTCCCAGCTCCGAGCCTCCAATCAGTGCTGCCTACTCCGCTGCAGCCCCTCCCTCCTATACACAAGCTCCTCACCCAGTGTCTGGTGCCCCCTCCCAGCCTCCCCCTCCCAGTGAGCCTGCAGCCCCCCAACCTTACTATGATGGCCCTCCTCCCTCTCAACAACAACCCTTCCCCTCCTccgccccccctccctcccaacccttcccctcctcctctccatactCGGGCCCTCCCCCTTCCAGCCAACCTCGGGCCCCTGCAGTCTCTCGACAACAGTCCTTCCCACctggcccccccccccctgcgCAGCAAACCTTTCCCAACTctgctcctcctccagtctcccagGCCTTGTACTCtggcccccctccctcctcccaaccTGGCCCTTTCCCACCTACCTTTGCATCCCCTGTACAGTACCCTGCCGCCCAGCCCCCGTCCCAACCCGGGCCCCCTCACTTCCACTCTGGCCCCCCTCCCCAATGCCCCATGCCACCCCCCTCCATGTCCCAGCAGCAGGCCAACCCCCTTCCCCCTGGCCCCATGCAGCAGCCTCCTCAGCCAGGCATGCAGGGAGGATACCCAACCCAGCAGAATG GTGCGTTTGGGCAGCCCAGAGGCCCCCAGCCCGGCTATGCAGGCCCGCAGTATCCTGGGCAACAGAACTACGGCGCAGGCCCTGCCCCCACCCCTGCCCCTACACAGAAGAGACTGGACCCTGACTCCATCCCCAGCCCA ATCCAGGTGATTGAGGATGACCGGGCCAACAAGAGCAGTGAGCCGTTCACCACGGGGGTCAAAGGTCAGACTCCGCCCCTTGTCACCACCAACTTCCAGGTGAAAGACCAGGGCAACGCCAGCCCGCGGTTCGTCCGCTGTACAGCCTACAACATACCCTGCACGGCCGACATGGCCAAACAGTCCCAGGTCCCCCTGGCAGCCGTAATCAAACCTCTAGCCATGTTGCCCCCCGacgag ACCCGTCCGTACGTGGTGGACCATGGGGAGGCCGGTCCAATCCGCTGTAACCGATGCAAGGCCTACATGTGTCCCTACATGCAGTTCATCGAGGGCGGACGCCGCTTCCAGTGTGGCTTCTGCAGCTGCGTcacagacg tgcCTCCCCATTACTTCCAGCATCTGGACCACACAGGGAAGAGGGTGGACTGCTGCGACCGGCCAGAGCTCTCTCTGGGCAGCTACGAGTTTGTGGCCACCGTCGACTACTGTAAG AACAATAAGCTCCCCCAGCCCCCGTCGTTCATCTTCTTCATCGATGTGTCTTACAACGCCGTGAAGAGTGGCATGGTTAACATAGTCTGTCAGGAGCTCAAGACTCTACTGGACTACctgcccag GGAGAATCCAGAGGCAGACTCGGTGGTGCGTGTGGGTTTTGTAACCTACAACAAGGTGTTGCACTTCTACAACGTCAAGTCCAGCCTGGCCCAGCCCCAGATGATGGTGGTCAGTGACGTCAGTGAcatgttcctccctctgctcgACGGCTTCCTGGTCAACGTCAACGACAGCCGGATGGTCATCGAgag tttgctAGACCAGATTCCGGAGATGTTTGCAGACACCAGGGAGACTGAGACGGTGTTTGGACCAGTCATCCAGGCAGGACTGGAGGCACTGAAGGCTGCAGACTGTGCCGGGAAGCTGTTTTTGTTCCACTCCAGTCTGCCCATCGCTGAGGCTCCTGGGAAACTGAAGAACAGAGAGGACAAGAAACTGGTGGGAACAGACAAGgagaag TCTCTGTTCCAGCCCCAGTCTGGTTTCTATAGTAACCTGTCTAAGGAGTGTGTAGCACAGGGCTGCTGTGTGGACCTCTTCCTGTTCCCCAACCAGTACGTCGACGTGGCAACGCTTGGCGTGGTGCCCGTCTCCACTGGCGGCTCAGTCTACAAATACACCTACTTCCAG GCTGAGATGGACCGCGAGCGGTTCCTGAATGATCTGCGACGAGACGTCCAGAAGCCGATGGGCTTTGACGCTGTCATGAGGGTCCGAACGAGCACAG gtATCAGAGCGACAGATTTCTTTGGCTCGTTCTTCATGAGCAACACGACAGACGTGGAGCTGGCAGGACTGGACTGTGACAAGACTGTCACCGTGGAATTCCGCCATGACGACAAGCTCAGCGAGGACACCGGGGCACTCATGCAGTGCGCGGTGTTGTACACCAGCTGTAGTGGTCAGCGGCGTCTGAGGGTCCACAACATGGCGGTCAACTGCTGCTCCCAGCTCGCCGACCTCTACCGGAACTGTGAGACGGACACAATCATCAACTTCTTCTCCAAGTATG cgTACCGCAGCCTATTGAACACACCGACCAAGACGGTGAGAGACACCTTGGTGAACCAGTGTGCCCAGATTCTGGCCTGCTACCGCAAGAACTGTGCCAGCCCCTCGTCTGCCGGACAGGTCAGTCACTCACACAGCCCCCCTCTTGGACAG ctGATCCTACCAGAGTGTATGAAGCTGCTGCCGGTCTATTTGAACTGTGTGTTGAAGAGTGACGTGCTGCAACCGGGAGCTGACGTCTCAGTAGACGACAGAGCCTACCTGAGACAGCTACTCAGCTGTATGGACGTATCAGAGAGCCACGTCTTCTTCTATCCCCGCCTACTTCCCCTG GTGAAGTTGGATGGAGGGTCGTTGCCAATGGCAGTGCGTAACTCGGAGGAGCGCCTGTCAAAGGGTGGAGTCTACCTCCTGGAGACGGGGCTCTACCTCTTCCTGTGGGTGGGAGCCAATGCCCAGCAGGAGCTGCTCAGCAACATCTTCGGCACGCCCACCTTCAGCCAGATAGACCCCAacatg ACGAGTCTGCCTGAGCTGGACAACCCGTTCtcccagagactcagagagatCCTCGACTCCTTCAGATCACAACGATCACGATACATGAAG TTGATGGTGGTGAAGCAGGAGGACAAGGCGGAGCTCATCTTTAAACACTTCCTATGCGAGGACAAAAGCGCCAGCGGAGGAGCTTCCTACGTCGACTTCCTGTGTCACATGCACAAGGAAATCCGCCAGCTGCTCAGCTAG